In one Molothrus ater isolate BHLD 08-10-18 breed brown headed cowbird chromosome 6, BPBGC_Mater_1.1, whole genome shotgun sequence genomic region, the following are encoded:
- the LOC118687198 gene encoding ferritin light chain-like codes for MKYQQERGGHYCSKTIQKPNCDYAVGLMKALELAMVQWKTMLRYFEELYALSVENADPHSASTIKKQFIGPKIQKIKLMGDLLTNARRLDCSQDGRNSLGDYFMDRLQKEFRTSIEPESCDHCSPCPPLQQCTGAAEGLKQPQRECSQHRNGIGPIYATIHCTTMLPQCNHGTGAKVKQGREGL; via the exons ATGAAGTATCAGCAGGAAAGAGGAGGCCATTACTGCTCTAAAACCATCCAG aaaccAAACTGTGATTATGCAGTCGGTCTGATGAAAGCCCTGGAACTAGCAATGGTACAATGGAAAACTATGCTACGGTATTTTGAAGAGCTTTATGCCCTGAGTGTTGAAAATGCAGACCCTCATAGTGCAAGCACTATCAAGAAACAATTTATTGGGCCCAAAATCCAGAAGATCAAGCTGATGGGAGATCTGCTGACCAATGCTCGCAGGCTTGACTGTTCCCAGGATGGCAGAAATAGTCTTGGGGATTACTTTATGGACCGGCTGCAGAAAGAGTTCAGGACCAGCATAGAGCCAGAGTCCTGTGAtcactgcagcccctgcccacctctccagcagtgcacaggagctgcagaaggtcTGAAGCAACCCCAGAGAGAatgctcccagcacagaaatGGCATAGGGCCAATATATGCAACCATACACTGCACCACTATGCTGCCACAGTGTAACCATGGCACAGGAGCAAAGGTgaagcaggggagggagggccTTTAa
- the MYOD1 gene encoding myoblast determination protein 1, translated as MDLLGPMEMTEGSLCSFTAADDFYDDPCFNTSDMHFFEDLDPRLVHVGGLLKPEEHPHHHGHHHGHEEEHVRAPSGHHQAGRCLLWACKACKRKTTNADRRKAATMRERRRLSKVNEAFETLKRCTSTNPNQRLPKVEILRNAIRYIESLQALLREQEDAYYPVLEHYSGESDASSPRSNCSDGMMEYSGPPCSSRRRNSYDSSYYTESPNDPKHGKSSVVSSLDCLSSIVERISTDNSTCPILPPVETVAEGSPCSPPEGVSLSDGGAQIPSPTNCTPLPQDSSSSNPIYQVL; from the exons ATGGACTTACTTGGCCCCATGGAGATGACGGagggctccctctgctccttcacaGCCGCCGATGACTTCTACGATGACCCGTGCTTCAACACGTCGGACATGCACTTCTTCGAGGACCTGGATCCCCGGCTGGTGCACGTCGGGGGTCTGCTGAAGCCCGAGGAGCACCCGCACCACCACGGGCACCACCACGGGCACGAGGAGGAGCACGTCCGGGCGCCCAGCGGGCACCACCAGGCCGGCCGCTGCCTGCTGTGGGCCTGCAAGGCGTGCAAGAGGAAGACCACCAATGCCGACCGCCGTAAGGCCGCCACCATGAGGGAGCGCCGGCGGCTCAGCAAGGTCAACGAGGCCTTCGAGACACTCAAGCGCTGCACCTCCACCAACCCCAACCAGCGCCTGCCCAAGGTGGAGATCCTGCGCAACGCCATCCGCTACATCGAGAGCCTGCAGGCCCTGCTGCGTGAGCAGGAGGACGCTTATTACCCGGTGCTGGAGCACTACAGCGGGGAATCGGACGCCTCCAGCCCCCGCTCCAACTGCTCCGATGGCATG atGGAGTACAGTGGGCCCCCCTGCAGCTCTCGCAGAAGGAACAGCTATGACAGCAGCTACTACACAGAGTCCCCAAATG ATCCAAAGCATGGGAAGAGTTCTGTTGTTTCCAGTCTCGATTGCCTCTCAAGCATTGTAGAGAGGATTTCCACAGATAATTCCACATGCCCTATACTGCCTCCAGTGGAAACTGTTGCTGAAGGGAGTCCCTGTTCCCCTCCAGAAGGAGTGAGTCTGAGTGATGGTGGAGCCCAAATTCCTTCCCCCACCAACTGCACCCCGCTCCCCCAGgatagcagcagcagcaaccccATCTACCAAGTGCTATAA